A window of the Hordeum vulgare subsp. vulgare chromosome 5H, MorexV3_pseudomolecules_assembly, whole genome shotgun sequence genome harbors these coding sequences:
- the LOC123452543 gene encoding transcription factor PHYTOCHROME INTERACTING FACTOR-LIKE 13-like: MDGNGRSAANHKKPLAADNDLVELLWHNGAVVAQPQTHPRPAPGGETAAWFQDDVDVLGNDVYAQLWHNIATPDVACAALPGPSSHPPPPPPMRSGIASSWTGGDIGSTFCGSNQVPEVPAGGREEGSAAPPSEGTRGASTRGTSSSGGSGSNFGGSGLPSESGGRVHKRKGRGKDDSDSRSEDVECEATEETKSSRRHGSKRRSRAAEVHNQSERRRRDRINEKMRSLQELIPHCNKADKASILDEAIEYLKSLQMQVQVMWMTSGMAPMMFPGSHQFMPPMAVGMNSACLPAAQGLNQMARVPYMNHTLSNHIPMNPSPAMNPMYVANQMQNIQLREASNHFLHPDGGLATAPQVAGPYAYTPQVAPKNQIPEVPDCTVVPTSGPGQPPAPDGI, from the exons ATGGACGGCAATGGGAGATCGGCGGCGAACCACAAGAAGCCTCTCGC CGCGGACAATGACCTGGTGGAGCTGCTGTGGCACAACGGGGCCGTCGTGGCGCAGCCGCAGACGCACCCGAGGCCGGCGCCCGGCGGGGAGACGGCCGCGTGGTTCCAGGACGACGTCGACGTGCTGGGGAACGACGTGTACGCGCAGCTCTGGCACAACATTGCCACCCCGGACGTCGCGTGCGCGGCGCTCCCGGGGCCGAGCTCCCaccctcccccgccgccgccgatgcGGAGCGGCATCGCCTCCAGCTGGACCGGCGGCGACATCGGGTCCACCTTCTGCGGCAGCAACCAGGTCCCGGAGGTGCCGGcggggggcagggaggaggggagcgccgCGCCGCCGTCCGAGGGGACGCGCGGGGCCAGCACGCGCGGCACCTCGTCGTCCGGCGGGTCCGGGAGCAACTTCGGGGGCTCCGGCCTGCCGAGCGAGAGCGGCGGCCGTGTCCACAAGAGGAAGGGGAGGGGCAAAGACGACTCTGATAGCCGCAGCGAG GATGTTGAGTGTGAGGCCACTGAAGAGACCAAATCGTCGAGGCGGCACGGGTCGAAGCGGAGGAGCAGGGCAGCCGAAGTTCATAACCAGTCAGAGAGG AGACGAAGGGACCGGATCAACGAAAAGATGCGGTCGCTGCAAGAACTCATACCCCACTGCAACAAG GCCGACAAAGCATCAATATTGGATGAGGCGATTGAGTACTTGAAGTCCCTCCAAATGCAAGTTCAG GTTATGTGGATGACGAGCGGGATGGCGCCAATGATGTTTCCTGGTTCTCACCAGTTCATGCCACCGATGGCGGTAGGCATGAATTCGGCATGCCTGCCTGCGGCACAGGGTCTAAATCAGATGGCAAGAGTGCCATACATGAACCATACCTTGTCAAATCACATCCCTATGAACCCATCTCCAGCAATGAACCCTATGTATGTTGCAAACCAGATGCAAAACATTCAGCTGAGAGAAGCAAGTAATCATTTCCTTCACCCAGATGGCGGGCTAGCAACGGCACCTCAG GTAGCAGGACCATATGCTTATACACCACAAGTAGCACCAAAAAACCAGATACCGGAAGTGCCGGATTGTACTGTTGTGCCAACCTCTGGGCCCGGACAACCACCCGCGCCTGATGGAATTTAG